Below is a genomic region from Planktothrix sp. FACHB-1365.
CCCCAGGAAGATGTATTGCTCTTAGGCCCTGGTAATTATTTAGCCGCAGGTTCCCCGGAAAATTTACCCCAAGGAACTGCGATCTATTTATTAACCGGAGAAGAAACAGAATTAATTGCCATTCTCGATGGTGTCACTGATTTTAAATTTGATGCCAATATTGGTCAACCGGGTAGTCCGATTCAATTTGCAGGGGGAAGTACAGAAACCACAACATAAACATCAACAACTGCTTTTAAATTAGGGAATAGGATCTACGAATTAACAAATAACTTTTCTTCCTGTTCCCTGTTCGTTGCTATCACCTTGAAACTATGCCCGAAAATACTGCGTTTCTTTATCCTTTTATTCAAAATAAAAAATGGGGATATATTAACCAAGCCGGACAAGTCGTAATTGAGCCGCAATTTGAATCAACATTAGGATTTTCGGAAGGACTAGCCCCCGTTAAAATTAAATCTCAAAAAGGTTATATTGATTTAAAGGGAAATCTAGTGATTCCGGCTAAGTTTGATGTGGCTTGGGGTTTTTCCGAAGGACTGGCGGCGGTTAAAATTAATGATAAATGGGGATATATTGATAAAACGGGAAAATTTATGATTCCCCCTCAGTTTAACTTTGCTTGGAGTTTTTCGTCTCAACTCGCTGCGGTGCAAAAAGATAAAAAGATGGGCTATATTAACCATCAAGGAGAATGGGTAATTTCCCCTCAATTTGATAATACCTCGGAATTTAAAGAAGGATTAGCCGCTATTAACTTGCAAGGAAAAGTTGGTTATATTAATACAATGGGAAATATAGTAATTTCCCCTCAATTTGATTTAAGTTGGCGGTTTTCTGAAGGATTAGCGATGGTTTTAGTTAAAGATAAAATGGGATATATTGATAAAACGGGAAATATAGTAATTCCTCCAGAATTTGATTATGGGTGGGATTTTTCCCAAGGGTTAGCGGTAGCCAGAAACGGCAGAAAATGGGGTTATATTAATCATCAGGGAAATTTTGAGATTGCTTTACAATATGAAGAAACTGCTAATTTTTCCGAAGGGTTAGCAGCCGTGAAAATTAAACAAAAATGGGGTTATATTAATCAAAAAGCGGTGATAAAAATACCCCTTCAGTTTGATAGTGCCAATGAATTTAAACAGGAATTAGCAGCCGTTAGAATTAAAGATGAATGGGGGTATATTAATTCAGCAGGTGCATGGGTTTGGCAACCTACAAAATAAATTGTTAATTTTAGTTGAATTGTTCAAATAATTACGCATTGAGAATTAATAAATAATGTTTCAGTCCCGCCATAGGATTCTATTAGTTGAAAGCCTCTATGTAGTAAGCCCTTCAGGGCTTTCATTTAGCAGTTAGTAGAAAGTTAAAAACAATAATTGTATGATCAGGCAATCGACTCGTTTCAGTCCCGCAAGCGGGATTCTATTAGTAGAAAGGAATGGATATTAGGCAGAATTATTGGACGGTTAGCAGGTTTCAGTCCCGCAAGCGGGATTCTATTAGTAGAAAGGATTGCTTCGGGATTGGGAGATTAAAAGAAAAGAGTTGTTTCAGTCCCGCAAGCGGGATTCTATTAGTAGAAAGATGGCAGAATTTAATCCATCCACTCAATATGCGCTAGAAATGTTTCAGTCCCGCAAGCGGGATTCTATTAGTAGAAAGAAGCCAGTTTTTTTAGGTTCTCGCGCTGTTCCTGTGTTTCAGTCCCGCAAGCGGGATTCTATTAGTAGAAAGCCTTAGCCAATAATTTCAAGCTGGCAATATCAACGGGCTGTTTCAGTCCCGCAAGCGGGATTCTATTAGTAGAAAGCAGCAACGATAAAAGCAATCGCTTGGATTATGTTAGTTTACGTTTCAGTCCCGCAAGCGGGATTCTATTAGTAGAAAGACTGCCCCCTGAAACTGGGACAGAGTAGGCATTCTGAAGCCACTTTTCGTGAACCTCATTTTTTGCCTCATTTCAGCCTTCATTATTGCAACAGATTAGCAATAACTAACCGAACTCAAAAGTAAAAACTATTGAATTGTCGAGGTTCTGGCGTTTTTCGTGAATCCCCCCAGGTTTTCGCTCCCGCTTCGATTCACGAAAACTATAATAAACCAAAGGCAACTGCTTGTCAAGATTAATTTTCTATGGTAAATAAGCAGCGTTTCTCAAATCCATAGCAAAAATTTGATAAAAACGTTATGGTGATTCTCTAAACCGCTTGATTCATATCCAGAAATCCTTGAAAAGGAGAATAGTCTCATGTCAGATATTCTTAATGCTCAGTCACCCCATCATGTTGTCATTGTCGGAGGTGGATTTGGCGGACTCTATGCAGCAAAAACCCTGGGACGTTCTTCCGTTAAAGTCACGTTAATTGATAAACGGAATTTTCATCTATTTCAACCTTTATTATATCAAGTAGCTACGGGAAGTTTATCCCCTGGAGATATTGCTTCACCCTTGCGAAGCGTGTTGAGAGATAATAAAAATACTCAAGTTTTAATGGGGGAAGTTGTTAATTTAAACCCCAATGAAAATAAATTAATTCTGAATAATGGGGAATTAAATTATGATACCTTAATTGTCGCCACAGGTGTTTCACATCATTATTTTGGAAATGACCAATGGGCACCCCTAGCTCCCGGATTAAAAACCGTTGAAGATGCGTTAGAAATGCGACGCAGAATTTTTTCAGCCTTTGAAGCCGCAGAAAAAGAAACTGACCCAGAAAAACGCCAAGCCTTATTAACATTTGTG
It encodes:
- a CDS encoding WG repeat-containing protein, which gives rise to MPENTAFLYPFIQNKKWGYINQAGQVVIEPQFESTLGFSEGLAPVKIKSQKGYIDLKGNLVIPAKFDVAWGFSEGLAAVKINDKWGYIDKTGKFMIPPQFNFAWSFSSQLAAVQKDKKMGYINHQGEWVISPQFDNTSEFKEGLAAINLQGKVGYINTMGNIVISPQFDLSWRFSEGLAMVLVKDKMGYIDKTGNIVIPPEFDYGWDFSQGLAVARNGRKWGYINHQGNFEIALQYEETANFSEGLAAVKIKQKWGYINQKAVIKIPLQFDSANEFKQELAAVRIKDEWGYINSAGAWVWQPTK